In Trifolium pratense cultivar HEN17-A07 linkage group LG7, ARS_RC_1.1, whole genome shotgun sequence, a genomic segment contains:
- the LOC123900034 gene encoding zinc finger AN1 and C2H2 domain-containing stress-associated protein 16-like, producing the protein MGTPEFPDLGKHCAFSDCKLIDFLPFTCDRCNQVYCLEHRSYIKHHCTKADKQDVTVVICPLCAKGVRLVPEQDPNITWENHVNTDCDPSNYEKVTKKKKCPAAGCKEILVFSNTIKCRDCMVDHCLKHRFGPDHKCPGPKKLESNFSFMSLMNRNRKPESKKINSSSTPSSSKWTKSFLNAASSIRASAEAGISKLSGEINQAWGTSSDGGGKSNSSGQVEQCPQCDAKFSSVTALVDHVQKVHERSGNRSAAKVTIDACPKCSKGFRDPVSLVEHVEREHGGSSSA; encoded by the exons ATGGGAACTCCAGAATTTCCAGATCTTGGAAAACACTGTGCTTTCTCCGATTGCAAACTCATTGATTTCTTGCCCTTCACTTGCGATCGTTGCAACCAG GTGTATTGTTTGGAACACCGAAGTTATATCAAACACCACTGTACAAAAGCTGACAAGCAAGATGTCACTGTAGTAATATGTCCACTTTGTGCCAAAGGGGTTCGCCTAGTTCCTGAGCAAGATCCAAACATAACATGGGAGAATCATGTTAACACCGACTGCGACCCATCAAATTATGAAAAAGttacaaagaagaaaaagtgcCCTGCAGCTGGATGTAAAGAGATCTTAGTATTCTCAAACACAATTAAGTGCAGGGATTGCATGGTAGACCATTGTTTGAAGCATAGATTTGGACCTGATCACAAATGTCCAGGACCTAAAAAATTGGAATCAAATTTCTCATTTATGAGTCTAATGAATAGGAATAGAAAACCGGAgtctaaaaaaatcaattcaagtTCAACACCCTCCTCATCTAAGTGGACAAAGAGCTTTCTTAATGCCGCGTCTAGTATTCGAGCTTCAGCTGAGGCTGGAATATCAAAGTTGAGTGGTGAAATTAACCAAGCATGGGGGACATCAAGTGATGGTGGAGGCAAGAGCAATAGCAGTGGTCAAGTGGAGCAATGCCCTCAATGTGATGCTAAGTTTTCCTCGGTCACTGCATTGGTGGATCATGTACAGAAAGTTCATGAAAGAAGCGGTAATCGATCTGCTGCAAAAGTTACAATTGATGCGTGTCCTAAGTGTAGTAAAGGATTCAGAGACCCTGTGTCCCTTGTGGAGCATGTTGAGAGAGAGCACGGCGGCAGTTCGAGCGCATAG
- the LOC123896041 gene encoding LOW QUALITY PROTEIN: polygalacturonase-like (The sequence of the model RefSeq protein was modified relative to this genomic sequence to represent the inferred CDS: inserted 1 base in 1 codon), with the protein MSKLGDTNSPSLKTFDVXDYGAQGDGKTDDTQALKKVWEVACSTKGSIVVVAKRNYLVKPITFSGPCKSNTITFQISGTLQASDNPSDYNQDPTHWLMFDSIQKLTLNGGGTIDGNGNIWWQNSCKKNEKLPCKAAPTALTLYKCNNLVVEDLTIKNGQQIHVQFQNSANVKVSGLTVTSPEDSPNTDGIHVTNTKNIQISNSIIGTGDDCISIVDGSKNLRATDITCGPGHGISIGSLGEGGAKEFVSGITVNGAKFSGTTNGVRIKTWQGGSGSASNIKFQNIQMNNVTNPIIIDQNYCDQESPCNQQKSAVQIRNVLYQNIKGTSASDVAVQFNCSQKFPCQGIVLQNIELELEGGGESKASCNNVKLSYRGNVSPRCNYIEEMNELGGLKRLIE; encoded by the exons ATGAGCAAGTTGGGTGACACTAATTCACCTTCACTTAAAACATTTGATG ATGATTATGGAGCTCAAGGAGATGGTAAAACTGATGATACACag GCATTGAAGAAGGTTTGGGAAGTAGCATGTTCAACCAAGGGATCAATTGTTGTGGTAGCTAAAAGGAATTATCTTGTTAAGCCAATCACATTCTCTGGCCCTTGCAAATCCAACACTATAACATTTCAGATCTCTGGAACCCTTCAAGCATCAGATAATCCATCTGATTACAATCAAGATCCTACACACTGGCTTATGTTTGATAGTATTCAAAAACTAACTCTTAATGGTGGTGGAACCATTGATGGAAATGGAAATATTTGGTGGCAAAATTCATGCAAAAAGAACGAAAAGCTT CCTTGCAAGGCAGCCCCTACG GCGCTGACTTTGTACAAGTGCAACAACTTGGTAGTTGAAGATTTGACTATAAAAAATGGGCAACAAATTCATGTTCAAttccaaaattctgcaaatgtTAAAGTTTCTGGTCTCACTGTGACATCTCCAGAGGACAGTCCAAACACCGATGGAATTCATGTCACCAATACTAAAAATATCCAAATCTCAAACTCCATTATTGGAACTG GGGATGATTGTATATCAATTGTAGATGGATCCAAAAATCTACGAGCTACAGACATAACTTGTGGACCAGGCCATGGTATCag CATTGGAAGCTTAGGGGAAGGGGGTGCCAAGGAATTTGTTTCAGGAATAACAGTTAATGGAGCTAAATTTTCTGGAACTACTAATGGAGTAAGAATCAAGACATGGCAg GGAGGGTCAGGAAGTGCAAGCAACATCAAATTTCAGAATATTCAAATGAACAATGTGACCAACCCCATAATCATAGATCAAAACTACTGTGATCAAGAGAGTCCATGCAACCAACAG AAATCCGCGGTTCAGATAAGGAATGTGTTGTACCAGAACATAAAAGGCACAAGTGCTTCTGATGTGGCTGTGCAATTTAATTGCAGCCAGAAGTTCCCATGTCAGGGGATAGTATTGCAAAACATAGAACTTGAACTTGAAGGTGGAGGAGAATCTAAAGCTTCATGCAACAATGTAAAGTTGTCATACAGAGGAAATGTTAGCCCTCGCTGCAATTACATTGAGGAAATGAATGAACTTGGTGGCTTAAAAAGACTTATAGAATGA